A single genomic interval of Mariprofundus sp. NF harbors:
- a CDS encoding recombination-associated protein RdgC, with amino-acid sequence MWFKNIHFYQFEAPFKMSAEQLHEALLTRKARRCGHMEMDTQGWTSPLGQGSETLVFQSGANLMLCLRREDKVLPASLVREQVEEQALAIEAEAGRPVGRKERRDLKDLVLQQLMPKAMVRSSQTFACILPESGWLIVNAASAKKSEELIETLRKTLGTLNVVLPSTGESPEGAMTRWLLNDESLPHGFTLEDACEMQAATETAGVIRCNKVDIARDEVRAHVASGYRVRRLALNWQERLSFMLYEDLSVRRMRFDSAVLDDADGGDDEASRFDADFTIMTSELSEFIPVLLAALNTKE; translated from the coding sequence ATGTGGTTTAAAAATATACACTTTTACCAATTCGAAGCGCCATTCAAGATGAGTGCAGAGCAGCTGCATGAGGCGCTGTTGACGCGTAAGGCGCGTCGCTGTGGTCATATGGAGATGGACACTCAGGGCTGGACCTCGCCGCTGGGGCAGGGCAGTGAGACACTGGTGTTTCAGAGTGGAGCTAATCTGATGCTCTGTCTGCGTCGTGAGGATAAGGTGTTACCTGCTTCGCTGGTACGTGAACAGGTGGAGGAGCAGGCACTGGCGATTGAGGCAGAAGCCGGGCGCCCCGTTGGCCGTAAAGAGCGCCGTGATCTTAAGGATCTTGTACTGCAGCAGCTGATGCCCAAAGCGATGGTGCGCTCATCTCAGACCTTTGCCTGCATTCTGCCTGAATCGGGTTGGTTGATCGTTAATGCAGCCAGTGCCAAGAAGAGTGAGGAGCTGATTGAGACACTGAGAAAAACACTGGGTACCCTTAATGTTGTGCTGCCCTCCACCGGCGAATCACCAGAGGGCGCGATGACCCGCTGGCTGCTCAATGATGAGAGTCTGCCGCACGGATTTACGCTGGAGGATGCCTGTGAGATGCAGGCGGCAACAGAGACAGCCGGTGTGATCCGCTGCAACAAGGTGGATATTGCCCGTGATGAGGTGCGTGCCCATGTCGCATCGGGCTATCGGGTGCGTCGTCTGGCACTGAACTGGCAGGAGCGCTTGAGCTTTATGCTCTATGAGGATCTCTCTGTACGCCGTATGCGTTTTGATTCAGCCGTGCTTGATGATGCCGATGGTGGCGATGATGAGGCCAGTCGCTTTGATGCAGATTTCACGATTATGACTTCGGAACTTAGCGAATTTATTCCGGTTTTGTTGGCTGCACTCAACACAAAAGAGTAG
- a CDS encoding adenylosuccinate synthase: MTNTVAIGIQWGDEGKGKIVDLMAPKMDVVARFQGGPNAGHTLVLGDKKTVLNHIPSGILHDDTLCLIGNGTVVDPFRLVEEMDMLLDAGIPVADRLKISDRCQLILPYHRDLDAAREAAKGKGKIGTTGKGIGPCYEDKTARRGIRLVDLTSADLDARIDANIEYVNFMLTQYLKAEPINRADVDEAIALAKARLLPLAADVPLILQKRIKAGDQVLYEGAQGSMLDVDHGTYPFVTSSNTVAGAALAGLGVGPGQVDAVLGICKAYTTRVGAGPFPTELYNAEGMCDAKNAGKHMAEKGHEFGATTGRPRRTGWFDGPVVQHAVRINGVTGLAITKLDVLDGLDEVKLCTGYELDGEVLESIPACCSQLDAVIPVYETLPGWSDNTFGATSMDQLPANAVALLKRIEAVCDCPVTMLSTGPDRNHIIHL, translated from the coding sequence ATGACAAATACAGTTGCAATTGGAATCCAGTGGGGCGATGAAGGAAAGGGCAAGATCGTAGATCTGATGGCCCCGAAGATGGATGTCGTAGCCCGTTTTCAGGGTGGACCGAATGCCGGTCACACGCTGGTACTTGGTGATAAGAAGACTGTATTGAATCATATCCCGTCCGGCATCCTGCATGATGATACGCTCTGCTTGATCGGCAACGGCACCGTGGTTGATCCGTTCCGACTGGTGGAAGAGATGGATATGTTGCTTGATGCCGGTATTCCTGTTGCAGATCGATTGAAAATATCTGATCGCTGCCAATTGATTCTGCCATACCATCGTGATCTGGATGCGGCACGCGAAGCTGCCAAAGGAAAAGGTAAAATCGGTACAACAGGCAAAGGTATCGGCCCTTGTTATGAAGATAAAACAGCTCGTCGCGGCATTCGCTTGGTTGATCTGACCTCAGCCGACCTGGATGCACGTATTGATGCCAATATTGAGTATGTGAATTTCATGCTCACCCAATATCTGAAGGCTGAGCCGATCAATCGTGCCGATGTTGATGAAGCGATTGCGCTGGCCAAAGCACGTCTGCTGCCACTTGCTGCTGATGTGCCGCTGATTCTACAGAAACGTATTAAAGCCGGAGATCAGGTTCTTTATGAGGGTGCGCAGGGGTCGATGCTTGATGTCGACCACGGTACTTATCCGTTTGTCACCTCATCCAATACTGTTGCCGGTGCTGCACTTGCAGGGCTCGGTGTTGGTCCGGGCCAGGTGGATGCGGTGCTGGGTATCTGCAAAGCATATACCACCCGCGTTGGCGCAGGTCCGTTTCCGACTGAGCTGTATAATGCCGAAGGCATGTGTGATGCGAAGAATGCAGGCAAACATATGGCTGAAAAAGGCCATGAGTTTGGTGCCACCACTGGTCGCCCACGCCGTACCGGCTGGTTTGATGGCCCTGTGGTACAACATGCTGTGCGCATCAATGGCGTCACAGGTCTGGCTATTACCAAGCTGGATGTGCTCGATGGACTAGACGAGGTGAAACTGTGCACCGGTTATGAGCTGGATGGTGAAGTGCTGGAATCTATTCCGGCCTGCTGCTCTCAGTTGGATGCAGTAATCCCCGTTTATGAGACACTGCCGGGTTGGTCTGACAACACCTTTGGTGCCACCTCAATGGATCAGCTGCCAGCCAATGCCGTGGCACTGCTCAAGCGCATTGAAGCGGTATGTGATTGCCCGGTGACAATGCTCTCCACCGGCCCTGATCGCAATCACATTATTCATCTCTGA
- a CDS encoding M20 family metallopeptidase: protein MHVDNQQLAAEVSSVMAEVIRTRRYLHEHPELSGSEEKTAALIAEKCRNMGLEVSEKIGGFGLLATLIIDPLKPWLAFRADMDGLPIQDRKQLPYASRIEGVSHTCGHDVHSAVLLGAAQVISNLKADLNYNIAFIFQPAEETCEGAAAMLREHLFEHFTPEQIYAMHVFPYLPAGSIGLREGPMCAAADMFDVEIVGRGGHAARPHECIDVILIASHVIQSLHHIVSRKVNPLHPAVLTIGQINSGYAGNVIPDKVHFSGTIRSLHPEAHEEIRAMMDRIIRQTSEAWGATAQFTLKQATPVLTNDLKLIAQAREIIRNSSPEIEIIELPEASMGGEDFAEFMRDIPGCLFRLGTGGGPETRYPLHHPNFDIDESSMASGIATFAALALNQG from the coding sequence ATGCATGTAGATAATCAACAACTGGCTGCTGAGGTGAGCAGTGTGATGGCTGAAGTGATACGCACCCGCCGCTATCTTCACGAACACCCTGAACTCTCGGGAAGTGAAGAGAAGACAGCCGCTCTGATTGCTGAAAAGTGCCGGAATATGGGACTGGAGGTATCTGAAAAGATTGGTGGTTTCGGGCTATTAGCCACACTGATCATTGATCCGCTTAAACCGTGGCTCGCCTTCCGTGCGGATATGGACGGCCTGCCCATTCAGGATAGAAAACAGCTGCCCTACGCCTCACGTATTGAGGGTGTCTCCCACACCTGCGGTCACGATGTTCACAGTGCCGTCCTGCTTGGTGCGGCACAGGTGATCAGTAATCTAAAAGCAGACCTGAACTATAATATCGCTTTTATCTTCCAGCCTGCCGAGGAGACCTGCGAAGGTGCAGCAGCGATGTTGCGAGAGCACCTGTTTGAGCATTTCACACCGGAACAGATCTATGCCATGCATGTATTCCCCTACCTACCAGCAGGATCCATCGGCCTGAGAGAGGGTCCTATGTGTGCGGCGGCGGATATGTTCGATGTCGAGATTGTCGGCCGTGGTGGCCATGCCGCACGCCCGCATGAGTGCATTGATGTCATCCTGATTGCCAGCCATGTCATCCAGTCACTACACCATATTGTCAGTCGCAAAGTTAATCCGCTGCACCCGGCCGTGCTCACCATCGGTCAGATTAACAGTGGTTATGCAGGCAATGTGATCCCGGACAAGGTTCACTTCTCAGGCACTATTCGCAGTCTGCATCCGGAAGCACATGAAGAGATTCGCGCCATGATGGATCGCATCATCCGCCAGACTTCAGAGGCCTGGGGAGCTACTGCCCAGTTTACGCTCAAACAGGCCACACCTGTATTGACCAATGACCTGAAGTTAATTGCTCAAGCCCGTGAAATTATTCGAAATTCTTCGCCGGAGATTGAGATTATCGAACTACCGGAAGCCTCTATGGGTGGCGAGGATTTTGCAGAGTTTATGCGTGATATTCCCGGTTGCCTGTTCAGGCTAGGCACCGGCGGTGGGCCGGAAACCCGCTACCCGCTGCACCACCCCAACTTCGATATTGATGAATCCTCCATGGCTTCAGGCATCGCCACCTTCGCAGCGCTTGCTCTAAATCAGGGATAA
- a CDS encoding GGDEF domain-containing protein, whose translation MTQLRSADEVQKLAERLASVSHNAKKTDILIFGAGIGGIAMLEVLHSYKGVNITAIVDVSEEAPGFELARELGIKTSTDTDATLDSFREGIVIDVTGDHKLYEKLDVFSEPLEIELISAKSAKLLFELANHQIHDEHTIQIQNTRLSLLDSMLEVTLLLENDPHLHTITTKSFEGLHGHIQAAKGVAVMFGNEDGALEFIGAIGDKKPACGDPSCDFSACNNIRKACSTLNKDERYKKIDSPVRLNCSELDAEYNVIIPVWQDAKLAGALLFDIQGELSKEQKTSLEMASTHLNMTFKTLNHLQKLEEMAIFDALTGVFNRRKFDMQLSHEVNRTKRTRHGTLSCGFIDLDDFKHINDTYGHGVGDEVLKHIAQCIESSIRDYDICARYGGDEFVILVPTDDAIEGEGLEVIGMRILEKVSKLHLVNHPEVKASVSIGICTQSGETVDAEKLMKQADDALYQAKKGGKGCLRIMADEQFHYKKQKRDKD comes from the coding sequence GTGACTCAGCTTAGAAGTGCAGATGAGGTTCAGAAGTTAGCTGAAAGGCTGGCAAGCGTGTCTCATAACGCAAAAAAAACCGATATTCTCATCTTCGGTGCCGGTATTGGCGGCATTGCCATGCTGGAGGTACTGCACTCCTATAAAGGCGTCAATATTACTGCCATTGTTGATGTCTCTGAAGAAGCTCCCGGCTTTGAACTGGCCAGAGAGCTTGGCATTAAAACCTCTACAGATACTGATGCCACACTGGACTCATTCAGAGAGGGCATCGTGATTGATGTTACCGGTGACCATAAACTGTACGAAAAGCTTGATGTCTTCAGCGAGCCTCTGGAGATCGAACTGATCTCAGCCAAATCTGCCAAGCTGCTCTTTGAACTGGCCAACCATCAGATTCATGATGAACATACCATCCAGATTCAGAATACCCGCCTCTCGCTGCTCGATAGCATGCTGGAGGTCACCCTGCTGCTGGAGAATGATCCACACCTTCACACCATCACAACCAAATCATTTGAAGGACTGCACGGGCACATTCAAGCCGCCAAAGGTGTGGCGGTGATGTTTGGCAATGAGGATGGCGCTCTGGAATTTATTGGTGCCATTGGCGATAAAAAACCGGCATGCGGCGATCCATCATGTGATTTTTCGGCATGCAACAATATCCGCAAAGCCTGCAGCACCTTAAACAAAGATGAACGTTACAAAAAAATTGATTCCCCTGTTCGGCTGAACTGCTCTGAACTGGACGCCGAATACAATGTCATTATCCCGGTCTGGCAGGATGCAAAGCTGGCAGGTGCCCTGCTGTTTGATATTCAGGGTGAATTGAGCAAAGAGCAGAAAACCTCATTGGAGATGGCTTCCACTCATCTTAATATGACCTTCAAAACACTCAATCACCTGCAGAAGCTTGAAGAGATGGCCATCTTTGATGCGCTGACCGGTGTATTCAACCGCCGTAAATTCGATATGCAGCTCAGTCATGAGGTCAATCGCACCAAGCGTACTCGTCACGGCACCCTCTCCTGTGGTTTTATCGATCTGGATGATTTCAAACATATCAATGACACCTATGGCCACGGCGTTGGTGATGAGGTGCTCAAACATATCGCTCAGTGCATCGAGAGCAGCATCCGTGATTACGATATCTGCGCCCGTTATGGCGGCGATGAGTTTGTGATTCTCGTGCCTACCGATGATGCCATTGAAGGTGAAGGGCTTGAAGTGATCGGCATGCGCATACTGGAGAAGGTCTCCAAATTACATCTGGTCAACCATCCTGAAGTCAAAGCCAGTGTATCGATTGGCATCTGCACACAATCGGGTGAAACGGTGGATGCAGAGAAGTTGATGAAACAGGCTGATGATGCCCTCTATCAGGCCAAGAAAGGTGGCAAAGGCTGCCTGCGCATTATGGCCGATGAGCAGTTTCACTATAAAAAACAGAAACGTGATAAAGATTAA
- the serA gene encoding phosphoglycerate dehydrogenase: protein MPKVWIADKMSARAIEVFKARGIEVDYKPGLSDDDKLAIAGDYDAIAVRSSTTLKGELLDAAKRVKVIGRAGIGVDNVDVEGCSRRGIVVMNTPFGNTITTAELAVAHIVAAARMIPQASESTRSGKWEKSRFMGMELTGKKAGVIGAGNIGAIVCDRLKGLHMAVYVYDPFISDERASAMGVTKVETVAELAEIVDILTIHVPLLPATRNLIDADIIARMKKGSIIVNCARGGIVDETALYDACKSGHLRAAALDVYASEPARENRLFELDNISFTPHIGASTNEAQENVAVQVAEQMADYLLSGVVSNAVNVPSLTQEEQRLLSPYLLLAERMGSFIGQTMKPGYTKVNVCFEGKASTINRKPLINVMLQGLLSGSMEEVNAVNAGMLAKDRGIELMESACDSSDHFATLIKLEVEGDEGVRSVSGTLFDESRPRLVSVDTCEVEIAPEGNMIFFQNEDKPGVIAAIGAVLADAGINIGDFRLGRREDTGGAVALIQVDSTPGQEILDKMAELNHVQAVRYAELGAM, encoded by the coding sequence GTGCCCAAGGTCTGGATTGCTGACAAAATGTCTGCCCGTGCGATTGAAGTATTTAAGGCGCGCGGTATCGAAGTTGACTACAAGCCGGGTCTCTCTGATGACGATAAGCTGGCCATTGCAGGCGATTATGATGCTATCGCCGTGCGTTCATCGACCACACTCAAAGGCGAACTTCTTGATGCAGCCAAACGGGTAAAAGTGATCGGTCGTGCCGGAATCGGTGTCGATAATGTTGATGTTGAGGGCTGTTCACGGCGTGGCATCGTGGTGATGAATACACCTTTTGGTAACACCATTACCACTGCCGAGCTGGCCGTTGCCCATATTGTGGCAGCCGCGCGCATGATTCCGCAGGCCTCTGAATCGACAAGAAGCGGAAAGTGGGAAAAATCCCGTTTTATGGGCATGGAACTGACCGGTAAAAAAGCTGGTGTGATCGGTGCCGGTAATATTGGTGCTATCGTATGTGACCGCCTGAAAGGGCTGCACATGGCTGTGTATGTTTACGATCCGTTTATCTCGGATGAACGCGCCTCTGCGATGGGTGTGACCAAGGTTGAGACGGTGGCTGAGCTGGCTGAAATCGTCGACATCCTGACCATTCATGTGCCGCTGCTGCCGGCAACGCGCAATCTGATTGATGCAGATATTATCGCTCGTATGAAAAAGGGTTCGATTATCGTCAACTGTGCCCGTGGCGGCATTGTTGATGAGACTGCACTCTATGATGCTTGCAAATCGGGCCATCTGCGTGCTGCAGCTCTGGATGTTTATGCCAGTGAGCCGGCCCGTGAAAACCGCCTGTTTGAGTTGGATAATATCAGCTTTACCCCGCATATCGGTGCCTCTACCAATGAGGCGCAGGAGAATGTGGCTGTGCAGGTGGCCGAGCAGATGGCTGACTACCTGCTCTCCGGCGTGGTCTCTAATGCGGTCAATGTACCTTCACTGACGCAGGAGGAGCAGCGTCTGCTCTCACCCTATCTTCTGCTTGCCGAGCGTATGGGAAGCTTTATCGGTCAGACCATGAAACCGGGTTATACAAAAGTGAATGTCTGTTTTGAAGGCAAAGCCTCCACGATCAATCGTAAGCCGTTGATCAACGTGATGCTGCAGGGACTGCTCTCCGGATCTATGGAAGAGGTCAATGCGGTGAATGCCGGCATGCTGGCCAAAGATCGTGGTATCGAGCTGATGGAGTCAGCTTGTGATTCATCCGATCACTTCGCCACCCTGATCAAACTTGAGGTGGAGGGCGATGAAGGTGTGCGTTCGGTCTCAGGAACACTCTTTGATGAATCTCGCCCACGTCTGGTAAGTGTCGACACCTGTGAAGTTGAGATTGCCCCTGAAGGTAACATGATCTTCTTCCAGAATGAGGATAAGCCGGGTGTAATTGCCGCAATCGGCGCAGTGCTGGCCGATGCCGGTATCAATATCGGTGATTTCCGCCTTGGCCGTCGCGAAGATACAGGTGGTGCCGTTGCACTGATTCAGGTGGATTCGACACCGGGACAGGAGATCCTTGATAAGATGGCTGAGTTGAACCATGTACAGGCCGTTCGTTATGCTGAATTGGGGGCGATGTGA
- a CDS encoding symmetrical bis(5'-nucleosyl)-tetraphosphatase, protein MATYAVGDIQGCYKQLRKLLKMVGFDPAKDRLWCAGDMVNRGPDSLETLRYLKSLGDAAICVLGNHDLHLLELAAGGEPYRRDTLKQVIEAPDCGELIDWLRSQPLLHHNKKLGWCMVHAGLHPDWTLKKAKKRAAAIELELQGPGWREFSRQLHHVKFPIKEPAKHDPTRLLFAAAVLTRTRYCSRDGYFNWDVRTGESSNKKDKPWYSHAGLAWAGDCSVVYGHWAAKGLVKNQPHVLGLDTGCVWGEKLTLARLRKGGRMEIVAQVG, encoded by the coding sequence ATGGCAACGTACGCGGTAGGCGACATACAGGGATGTTATAAGCAGCTTAGGAAGTTACTGAAAATGGTGGGTTTTGATCCTGCTAAGGACAGACTCTGGTGCGCGGGCGATATGGTCAATCGAGGACCTGATTCTCTTGAGACACTGCGTTACCTGAAAAGTCTTGGTGATGCGGCTATCTGTGTATTGGGCAATCATGATCTGCATCTGCTTGAGCTTGCTGCCGGTGGTGAGCCCTATCGCCGTGATACGCTAAAACAGGTTATTGAAGCCCCTGATTGTGGTGAATTGATCGACTGGCTGCGCAGTCAGCCTCTTTTGCATCACAATAAAAAACTCGGTTGGTGCATGGTACATGCCGGTCTGCATCCGGACTGGACACTGAAAAAAGCGAAGAAACGTGCGGCAGCTATCGAGCTTGAACTACAGGGTCCCGGTTGGCGTGAGTTCAGTCGGCAGCTGCACCATGTGAAGTTCCCGATCAAAGAGCCTGCCAAGCATGATCCGACACGGCTGCTGTTTGCAGCCGCAGTGTTGACCCGTACCCGTTACTGTAGTCGTGACGGGTATTTCAACTGGGATGTACGAACAGGAGAGAGCAGTAATAAGAAAGACAAGCCGTGGTATAGTCATGCTGGTCTGGCCTGGGCTGGCGATTGCAGTGTGGTCTATGGCCACTGGGCGGCGAAAGGATTGGTAAAAAATCAGCCACATGTGCTGGGCCTTGATACCGGCTGTGTCTGGGGTGAAAAGCTTACCTTAGCCAGATTGAGAAAGGGTGGCAGAATGGAGATTGTGGCTCAGGTTGGTTGA
- the rnd gene encoding ribonuclease D: MSESKFQFINTPSQLEQACIEISQCKVLCVDTEFHRESTYYSEFALLQIYGNSQCWIIDPIELTDLTPIWEIMANPEILKVFHAGRQDVEIVVKESGSMPLPLFDSQVAAALLGYGQQVGFGNLVQRITKQELAKGESFSDWKARPLREKQLEYAADDVIWLMPIYQHLKERLEALGRLSWLDEEQATLCDPATYEMDEANVFWRVKGSNRLKGRQLAVLRSLAAWREQQAQRNNIPRRRMIGDEQLIEIARRDKLTLEAMGRMRGVNPGFVKRHGDTILEVWQAGVDAPQESWPKLPARRHNSRGTDLRLEMLDTLVRLKAEEGEIASTILASKSDLSELASWGYRCKGEAPEVACLHGWRYELVGHDLLRLLRGEICLHLNPDTGMPVITEFSADQTS, from the coding sequence ATGTCCGAATCCAAATTTCAATTCATCAACACACCATCCCAACTTGAACAGGCCTGCATAGAGATCAGCCAATGCAAAGTGCTCTGCGTCGATACCGAATTCCATCGTGAATCGACCTACTATTCCGAGTTCGCGCTGCTGCAGATTTATGGTAACAGCCAGTGCTGGATCATTGATCCTATCGAACTGACCGACCTTACCCCTATCTGGGAGATCATGGCCAATCCTGAAATTCTCAAGGTGTTCCATGCCGGACGACAGGATGTGGAGATTGTGGTGAAAGAGTCAGGCTCCATGCCACTTCCCCTTTTCGACTCTCAGGTTGCCGCCGCCCTGCTCGGATACGGGCAGCAGGTAGGTTTCGGCAACCTTGTTCAGCGCATCACCAAACAGGAGCTGGCCAAGGGCGAGTCTTTCAGTGACTGGAAGGCGCGCCCACTAAGAGAGAAGCAGCTCGAATATGCTGCTGATGATGTAATCTGGCTGATGCCGATCTATCAGCATCTGAAAGAGCGTCTGGAAGCACTCGGCCGCCTCAGCTGGCTGGATGAGGAGCAGGCCACGCTCTGTGACCCCGCCACCTACGAGATGGATGAAGCCAATGTGTTCTGGCGCGTTAAAGGATCCAATCGCCTCAAAGGCAGGCAGCTGGCAGTCCTGAGAAGCCTCGCAGCATGGCGCGAGCAGCAGGCACAACGCAACAACATTCCACGCCGTCGTATGATTGGCGATGAGCAGCTGATTGAAATAGCGCGGCGAGATAAACTGACGCTGGAGGCGATGGGCAGAATGCGCGGGGTAAACCCCGGTTTTGTGAAGCGCCATGGTGATACCATTCTTGAGGTGTGGCAGGCTGGTGTTGATGCTCCCCAGGAGAGCTGGCCGAAACTTCCTGCCCGCCGCCACAACAGCCGGGGCACCGATCTGCGCCTTGAGATGCTCGACACACTGGTACGCCTGAAAGCTGAAGAGGGTGAGATCGCCTCAACTATTCTGGCCAGCAAATCCGACCTCTCTGAACTGGCATCGTGGGGTTATCGCTGTAAAGGTGAAGCACCGGAAGTGGCCTGTCTGCACGGCTGGCGTTATGAACTGGTCGGGCACGATCTGCTTCGCCTGTTGCGTGGTGAGATATGCCTGCATCTGAATCCTGATACCGGCATGCCGGTGATCACTGAATTCTCGGCTGATCAGACATCATGA
- a CDS encoding ATP phosphoribosyltransferase regulatory subunit: MKHKPIIGLDDAFGSRAKALRSMQGKMLDLFEDAGYEEVIPPMLERPDALKSGAGRFLADQTVVFSDPAGAGTLAIRSDMTPQIARIAATRLQAEAVLKLSYSGTVMLARPDVRGGSRQQWQTGVECLGIAGAAGDIEVMHLAARCMMAAGFVKSVLQVGHIGLLKALVAGCDAPLETWTALLARRSPDDLREVIAVESISEDRADALLALAKGKGDEQWIADSVGKFGADFDIAANELLDLVHEVGDRVEGDVSVYADAAVMPRFLYHSGILFAGFAEGVSQALLYGGRYDAMMKAHGRDMPATGFSCDLWALLDTV, from the coding sequence GTGAAACATAAACCCATCATAGGACTGGATGATGCATTCGGCTCACGTGCAAAAGCGCTGCGCAGCATGCAGGGCAAGATGCTCGATCTATTCGAAGATGCCGGTTATGAAGAGGTGATTCCTCCTATGCTTGAGCGGCCGGATGCCCTGAAATCGGGTGCAGGTCGTTTTCTGGCTGATCAGACTGTTGTTTTCTCCGATCCGGCTGGAGCAGGCACACTGGCCATTCGCTCTGATATGACACCACAGATCGCCCGTATTGCTGCAACGCGACTGCAGGCTGAAGCGGTGTTGAAACTGAGCTACTCAGGTACCGTTATGCTGGCTCGCCCGGATGTGCGTGGTGGTTCCCGTCAGCAGTGGCAGACCGGTGTTGAGTGTCTGGGAATAGCCGGTGCAGCAGGTGATATCGAAGTGATGCATTTGGCTGCCCGCTGCATGATGGCTGCCGGATTTGTTAAATCTGTGCTGCAGGTAGGCCATATCGGCTTGCTGAAAGCGCTTGTGGCCGGTTGTGATGCTCCGCTGGAGACCTGGACAGCACTGCTGGCTCGCCGTTCACCTGATGATCTGCGTGAAGTTATTGCTGTTGAATCGATCTCTGAAGATAGAGCTGATGCACTGCTGGCGCTGGCCAAAGGCAAAGGCGATGAGCAGTGGATTGCCGATAGTGTTGGCAAGTTTGGCGCTGATTTTGATATCGCTGCCAATGAACTGCTTGATCTGGTGCATGAAGTGGGTGATCGGGTTGAAGGTGATGTGAGTGTCTATGCCGATGCGGCAGTGATGCCTCGTTTCCTCTACCACAGTGGCATCCTGTTTGCCGGATTTGCCGAAGGGGTATCGCAGGCGCTGCTCTACGGCGGCCGTTATGATGCGATGATGAAAGCACATGGTCGTGATATGCCAGCTACTGGTTTCTCTTGCGACCTGTGGGCACTGCTCGATACAGTTTAA
- a CDS encoding YbdK family carboxylate-amine ligase — protein MGNPASEIPFNNSRFGTLGVEMEWMCVDGDTGLQIPAAPQVFSVVGDTPRIKPELFTSIVETNTDIQFSTADAMSQLADLYAEVEAILENHNAALLSSGTHPISHWREQVVSDDPRYYKLLKRLQWVARRFNICGIHVHVGMPDGDACIKAMNHLLPIMPVFLAISANSPFWHGEATGLAASRIKIFEGLSQGGMPFYFSDWKDFEHCTERLTATGSIKSVRDIWWEMRPHPDFGTLEVRIGDMPARFADSAAYVAYVRAEAMAAAQDFVRPKVHPSLIRENRWRACRYGMRATIIDPFTEELVPMLDWLERRLDQLADQGIAASELDLVKSQIGHWRNNGGGAESQRELFNTTDDFSAMIRAMRELDGWSR, from the coding sequence ATGGGCAATCCCGCTTCAGAGATTCCGTTTAACAACTCCCGCTTCGGCACGCTGGGGGTGGAGATGGAGTGGATGTGCGTAGACGGTGACACCGGCCTGCAGATTCCGGCTGCACCACAGGTCTTCTCTGTTGTCGGTGATACCCCCCGCATCAAACCCGAACTTTTCACCTCGATTGTTGAAACCAATACCGATATCCAGTTTAGCACTGCTGATGCCATGAGCCAACTGGCCGATCTCTATGCCGAGGTTGAGGCTATACTGGAGAATCATAACGCCGCCCTGCTCTCCTCCGGCACACACCCGATCTCCCACTGGCGGGAACAGGTGGTCAGCGATGATCCGCGTTATTATAAATTGCTCAAACGACTGCAGTGGGTAGCTCGCCGCTTTAATATCTGCGGCATTCATGTGCATGTCGGTATGCCCGATGGTGATGCCTGCATCAAAGCGATGAATCATCTGCTACCGATTATGCCGGTGTTTCTCGCTATCTCGGCCAACTCCCCCTTCTGGCACGGTGAAGCAACCGGTTTGGCGGCCAGCCGCATCAAAATTTTCGAGGGTTTGAGTCAGGGTGGTATGCCCTTCTATTTCAGTGACTGGAAAGACTTTGAACACTGTACAGAACGCCTGACTGCCACTGGCAGCATCAAATCGGTGCGTGATATCTGGTGGGAGATGCGCCCGCATCCCGACTTTGGCACCCTTGAGGTACGTATCGGGGATATGCCTGCCCGTTTTGCTGACTCAGCCGCCTATGTTGCCTATGTGCGTGCAGAAGCGATGGCTGCTGCTCAGGATTTTGTTAGACCCAAGGTTCACCCCTCACTGATTCGCGAAAACCGCTGGCGCGCCTGCCGTTACGGCATGCGTGCCACCATCATCGACCCATTTACTGAAGAGCTGGTACCGATGCTGGATTGGCTGGAGAGACGCCTTGATCAACTCGCTGATCAGGGCATCGCGGCAAGTGAACTTGATCTGGTGAAGAGTCAGATCGGCCACTGGCGCAATAATGGCGGCGGTGCTGAATCACAGCGTGAACTGTTCAATACAACGGATGATTTTTCCGCCATGATACGTGCCATGCGGGAGCTGGACGGCTGGAGTAGATGA